A DNA window from Ostrea edulis chromosome 5, xbOstEdul1.1, whole genome shotgun sequence contains the following coding sequences:
- the LOC125652093 gene encoding uncharacterized protein LOC125652093, producing MKAGLSLVLIGLITLSPTGAQQSTKTVSPGATGSPTPSTASYSTEHMIANTDTTLNTTSVHSSTPSSTTPQKQPSKTTTPVTSTKTIVTTATEETSSLTSQSTTMGCSSHSTESISVESSEMVSESLTGTTDQQKESTSTQNTSQTTPSPTNPTTLAVLTTTLSPVQTNTTPFEITTKNNEVTSSFNNGSMPENPQHQQTKQTVETTDSSSTGSRVNSSPSTLHLFTTSPIPDVPGNVPKQSEDQTAVTAAVISGCLAVFLLLLGIVVLLIRSRKTKVIRHLRLREEDDDDLILNMDSMDDFRSDEPTFLYK from the exons tCTACTAAAACAGTATCACCTGGCGCAACAGGATCACCAACACCATCAACAGCTTCATATTCAACAGAACATATGATAGCCAACACAGATACCACTTTAAACACGACATCTGTCCATTCGTCAACACCAAGTTCAACAACACCTCAAAAACAGCCGTCAAAAACTACCACCCCGGTGACGTCAACGAAAACTATCGTCACGACGGCAACAGAGGAAACATCATCCCTGACGTCACAATCTACAACAATGGGTTGTTCCTCGCATAGTACAGAGTCAATTTCGGTCGAATCATCAGAAATGGTGTCCGAAAGTTTGACAGGAACAACGGATCAACAGAAGGAGAGTACAAGCACCCAAAATACATCACAAACAACACCAAGCCCCACGAATCCCACCACATTAGCCGTCCTCACAACGACATTGTCGCCTGTCCAGACAAACACGACACCGTTCGAAATTACGACGAAGAATAATGAAGTGACTTCTTCCTTTAATAATGGATCTATGCCTGAAAATCCGCAGCATCAACAAACTAAGCAGACAGTGGAAACAACCGATTCTAGTAGCACTGGGTCACGTGTTAATTCATCTCCTTCCACACTGCATCTATTTACAACATCCCCCATACCAGACGTCCCAGGAAATGTTCCAAAACAAAGTGAAG ATCAAACTGCTGTGACGGCTGCTGTTATATCTGGCTGTTTAGCCGTGTTTCTTCTGCTGCTAGGGATTGTAGTACTGTTGATTAGGAGTAGAAAAACCAAAGTTATCAG GCATCTGAGGCTAAGAGAAGAGGATGACGATGACCTTATTTTGAATATGGACTCTATGGATGACTTTAGATCCGATGAACCAACATTCTTGTACAAATAA
- the LOC125652082 gene encoding uncharacterized protein LOC125652082 isoform X1 codes for MNTVAVILGLSLCHVTLCSNTQSKLADVNIEKVTTATRGCRVTDLHVDRDLGKIVPDGRLYSFQGTLYYCNEGLWEIKGQQEWKSSKIQHARIRRGWWKEFRCKWLSDSSACPDEPNSPPTISGCPPSGAVIYADKSKTSTTHTWTKPTASDPEQGAIGVTLVFGENPGSGFSRGYHSITYEASDNAGQKATCTFSFTVEVISCDPIPWPLHGTVNCHSGEFIYGSSCNVQCDLGYEMTPMAMNGSQTITCNANGQTDSAPNTCQVIKCPDNDTNLQAEHGSISCTDENKYNSLCVTQCDSGYGHVTGDGTVCNEDKTWSNKISDCRDVQPPSLKHCPVNIVTYANRNNQSNPVTWTTPSGEDNSGTFYVNQTSGPSSGSKFPVGNTEIRYVAFDLDGNASPECVFFVTVEEIICEPPNIPDSYMTISCPDGYTFGSVCHLGCKSVFPLIGQSNITCERNNTMSPPKGYWDMGGSDPYCQKNPCDPLLAPLNGAIVCDTWLYGRHCQMQCSDKYDIPYGTAGTNGASFTGAFTCTDLRGTYMPSNFVPNCTDRRNPRRTMLPGEFFYYTGDCSDPTVLTEIKDNFIKHMQKEEVSGFGGVCPSHIECNVNNTVVTCGQISGRKKRTVREERGVHVHKRSTHEIRVEISLDTTWYNFNSSNGDTFRFLENLQTKMFDVVKQLGSNGDLTVRGLSPDVNSFQLGFSDASCPDGTALRWNTLTCVPCSVGNYLNNTDPYNPGCYDCPKGTYKDNVDTLKCSQCPTGTSTLKEASTSNDQCIDQCRPGEYSATGLVPCVPCPRSTYQSQTMATSCSPCPSGKTSTPGSTSITDCKDFDVVFKHLGDSINFAPVVTSGETALTITMWIKLANATNNFTLYKAGTASSDIEINYRNKFFIIVNGNEIPSNQTLIFGKWIHVAFVLDSTNQMAHIFVNGSKPFTATIPVTNGISLIDSQSFITVQQNQEDVNGVVLSGYHVLSGVSTESEVAQLATTCHAAIPSLTNITVNVLRGASTAVPSACDGSNQCDPNPCNGHPCVDETNSFVCNCMNGFTGNTCQTKPNFCTGTPCVNSGTCQSNESNFTCICPTGYLGKRCETKIVNGGWSEWTGYTTCSASCNVGTKNRTRECNNPPPGPGGIPCNPQLSSETVSCNSDPCPVCPPLQKGFGSTSNCTTMADGTIACTLSCRPGLMFSASNPPLKEYKCGPNSAYKWNGIPPACGRGYGPQRMVLTTQVSYSQSVPCNQAASVSQSLKNNMQGGLRCALNNICDVQVDILGCSGIGRKRRSTSSEIVITLSVTFTNTDIDLASYQSYENISQPLAELITALQEMEASESQLNSTYSLFTFLADGIPFSSSVVSSSNAIQCENNLGTSGSLCVECPRGTYLSSESCHVCSIGTYQDSAGQTSCKSCPSGYTTHFVASQDSSACSVPSTKSPVTNSGSGDVKSSEDRILLMACVVASLSVVILLTSIISIFIYRHVKRSQFKRTKEQTGSWASRSMVGPNGPPPPYTACTKMK; via the exons CTAACAGTCCTCCGACAATCAGTGGTTGCCCGCCCAGTGGAGCGGTAATTTATGCAGATAAATCAAAGACATCAACTACACACACTTGGACAAAACCCACTGCAAGTGACCCAGAACAAGGAGCTATCGG TGTCACCCTGGTCTTCGGTGAGAATCCTGGCTCGGGATTTAGTAGAGGATATCATTCAATAACGTATGAAGCTTCTGATAACGCAGGCCAGAAGGCAACTTGCACGTTCTCTTTCACAGTAGAAG TTATATCATGCGACCCTATCCCCTGGCCATTACACGGAACAGTGAATTGTCATAGTGGGGAATTCATTTACGGATCCTCATGCAACGTACAGTGTGACCTGGGTTATGAAATGACACCTATGGCAATGAATGGGAGCCAAACTATAACTTGCAACGCTAATGGTCAAACAGACTCCGCCCCCAACACATGCCAAG TCATTAAATGTCCAGATAATGACACAAATCTTCAAGCAGAGCACGGCTCCATTTCCTGCactgatgaaaataaatacaacaGTTTATGTGTAACTCAATGTGATAGTGGGTATGGTCACGTGACAGGGGATGGTACTGTTTGTAATGAAGACAAAACCTGGTCCAATAAGATATCAGACTGCAGAG ATGTACAACCTCCATCTCTGAAACATTGTCCCGTCAATATAGTCACTTATGCCAATAGAAATAACCAATCTAACCCTGTTACGTGGACAACGCCATCTGGTGAGGACAACTCAGGAACATTCTATGTCAATCAGACCAGCGGACCGTCCAGTGGATCCAAGTTTCCGGTGGGAAATACAGAAATTCGATATGTTGCATTTGATTTGGACGGAAATGCGTCACCAGAATGCGTATTCTTTGTAACAGTGGAAG AAATAATCTGTGAACCGCCGAATATACCTGATTCATACATGACAATCAGCTGTCCAGATGGATATACCTTTGGTTCTGTTTGCCATCTTGGATGCAAGAGTGTGTTTCCTTTAATCGGTCAGAGCAACATTACATGTGAGCGAAATAACACAATGTCCCCACCAAAAGGCTACTGGGATATGGGAGGATCGGATCCGTATTGTCAGA AAAATCCTTGCGACCCATTACTGGCGCCTCTTAATGGAGCCATTGTGTGTGACACCTGGTTGTATGGTCGCCATTGCCAAATGCAGTGCTCAGATAAATACGACATACCATATGGAACAGCTGGAACAAACGGTGCATCCTTCACGGGGGCTTTTACTTGTACTGACCTTCGAGGAACATACATGCCTTCAAACTTTGTACCAAACTGCACAG ATCGAAGAAATCCCAGAAGAACGATGCTTCCTGGGGAGTTTTTCTACTACACTGGAGACTGTTCCGACCCTACGGTTCTAACAGAGATTAAAGATAATTTTATCAAGCATATGCAGAAGGAGGAAGTCAGTGGATTTGGGGGTGTGTGTCCTTCTCATATAGAGTGTAACGTTAATAACACAGTTGTCACGTGTGGTCAGATTTCAGGACGAAAGAAAAGGACAGTACGCGAGGAAAGGggggtacatgtacataaaagaaGCACTCATGAAATACGCGTGGAAATATCATTAGATACAACGTGGTACAACTTCAATTCATCCAACGGAGACACGTTTCGTTTTCTAGAAAATCTGCAAACTAAAATGTTTGATGTAGTTAAACAGCTAGGAAGCAATGGGGATCTAACTGTGCGTGGCCTTTCCCCCGATGTAAACAGTTTTCAGTTAGGGTTCAGCGACGCTTCCTGTCCTGATGGCACTGCCCTTAGATGGAACACCTTGACCTGTG TTCCATGTTCTGTTGGTAATTATCTGAATAACACAGACCCATACAATCCTGGCTGCTATGATTGTCCGAAAGGCACCTACAAAGACAATGTAGATACTCTAAAGTGTTCACAATGTCCGACAGGAACCTCGACACTGAAGGAAGCATCAACAAGCAATGACCAGTGTATAG ATCAGTGTAGGCCCGGTGAATATTCAGCAACAGGCCTTGTACCTTGCGTACCCTGTCCAAGATCCACCTACCAGTCACAAACTATGGCTACGTCTTGCAGTCCATGTCCTTCTGGAAAAACTTCAACCCCTGGAAGTACTTCCATCACTGACTGTAAAG ATTTTGATGTAGTCTTCAAACACTTGGGAGACAGCATAAATTTTGCTCCAGTGGTAACATCAGGAGAAACGGCACTTACCATTACAATGTGGATAAAACTGGCAAATGCAACAAATAACTTCACCCTCTATAAAGCGGGAACCGCATCCTCCGATATTGAAATAAACTacagaaataaatttttcattattgTTAATGG AAACGAAATCCCTTCAAACCAGACATTGATATTTGGTAAATGGATCCATGTCGCTTTTGTACTTGATTCAACCAATCAGATGGCTCATATTTTTGTGAATGGCAGCAAGCCATTTACAGCAACAATTCCTGTGACGAACGGGATATCCTTGATAGATTCACAATCCTTCATTACTGTTCAACAAAACCAGGAGGACGTGAATG GTGTTGTTTTATCTGGGTATCACGTATTGAGCGGTGTATCTACTGAATCTGAGGTAGCACAGTTGGCGACAACTTGCCATGCTGCAATACCGTCTCTAACCAATATCACAGTAAACGTGTTAAGAGGTGCCTCTACAGCCGTACCAAGCGCTTGTGATG GTTCAAATCAATGCGATCCTAATCCATGCAATGGCCATCCATGTGTAGACGAGACGAATAGTTTTGTGTGTAATTGTATGAATGGTTTTACTGGTAACACATGTCAAACAAAGCCAAATTTCTGTACTGGAACACCTTGCGTAAATTCAGGCACCTGCCAGAGCAATGAGTCTAACTTCACCTGTATTTGTCCCACTGGGTATCTTGGGAAAAGATGTGAAACCAAAATAG TAAATGGTGGGTGGAGTGAGTGGACAGGATATACGACATGTTCTGCTTCCTGTAATGTTGGCACAAAAAACCGAACTCGGGAGTGCAACAATCCACCTCCAGGCCCTGGCGGTATTCCATGCAATCCGCAGCTGTCATCAGAAACTGTATCATGCAATTCTGATCCATGCCCGG tatgtcCACCACTACAGAAGGGATTCGGAAGTACGTCTAATTGTACTACAATGGCAGATGGAACTATCGCTTGCACACTTTCCTGTCGGCCTGGTCTAATGTTCTCCGCCTCAAATCCCCCATTGAAAGAATATAAATGTGGACCGAATTCTGCATATAAATGGAACGGGATTCCCCCAGCATGCGGTC GTGGATATGGTCCTCAGAGGATGGTGTTAACAACTCAGGTGTCATATAGTCAGTCCGTGCCCTGTAATCAAGCTGCCTCTGTATCACAGTCTTTGAAAAACAACATGCAAGGTGGTCTACGGTGTGCACTCAACAACATCTGCGATGTGCAAGTGGACATTTTAG GTTGTTCGGGCATCGGACGGAAACGAAGATCAACTTCGAGTGAAATTGTCATAACCCTGTCTGTAACCTTCACCAATACCGACATTGATTTGGCTTCTTACCAATCCTATGAAAATA TTAGCCAACCTCTGGCTGAACTTATAACTGCCCTGCAGGAGATGGAAGCGTCTGAATCGCAGCTGAACTCCACATACAGTTTGTTCACTTTCCTTGCTGATGGAATCCCATTTTCGTCATCTGTTGTCTCATCGTCTAACGCTATTCAATGCGAAAACAATTTGGGAACATCTGGCAGTCTCTGTG TGGAGTGTCCCAGGGGAACATATCTGTCTTCTGAGAGCTGTCACGTGTGCTCTATTGGAACGTACCAAGACAGCGCTGGTCAAACGTCATGTAAAAGTTGCCCAAGTGGTTATACAACGCATTTTGTCGCTAGTCAAGACTCATCCGCTTGCTCAG TGCCAAGTACAAAAAGCCCGGTGACGAACAGTGGGAGTGGGGATGTTAAAT CTTCAGAAGACAGAATTCTTCTTATGGCGTGTGTTGTCGCAAGCTTGAGCGTCGTTATTTTATTGACCTCAATCATCAGCATTTTTATATACAGACATGTAAAAAG ATCTCAGTTTAAACGGACTAAAGAACAAACCGGAAGCTGGGCAAGTCGGAGTATGGTTGGTCCTAACGGCCCGCCTCCTCCCTACACAGCTTGCACAAAGATGAAATAA
- the LOC125652082 gene encoding sushi, von Willebrand factor type A, EGF and pentraxin domain-containing protein 1-like isoform X2: protein MQINQRHQLHTLGQNPLQVTQNKELSVISCDPIPWPLHGTVNCHSGEFIYGSSCNVQCDLGYEMTPMAMNGSQTITCNANGQTDSAPNTCQVIKCPDNDTNLQAEHGSISCTDENKYNSLCVTQCDSGYGHVTGDGTVCNEDKTWSNKISDCRDVQPPSLKHCPVNIVTYANRNNQSNPVTWTTPSGEDNSGTFYVNQTSGPSSGSKFPVGNTEIRYVAFDLDGNASPECVFFVTVEEIICEPPNIPDSYMTISCPDGYTFGSVCHLGCKSVFPLIGQSNITCERNNTMSPPKGYWDMGGSDPYCQKNPCDPLLAPLNGAIVCDTWLYGRHCQMQCSDKYDIPYGTAGTNGASFTGAFTCTDLRGTYMPSNFVPNCTDRRNPRRTMLPGEFFYYTGDCSDPTVLTEIKDNFIKHMQKEEVSGFGGVCPSHIECNVNNTVVTCGQISGRKKRTVREERGVHVHKRSTHEIRVEISLDTTWYNFNSSNGDTFRFLENLQTKMFDVVKQLGSNGDLTVRGLSPDVNSFQLGFSDASCPDGTALRWNTLTCVPCSVGNYLNNTDPYNPGCYDCPKGTYKDNVDTLKCSQCPTGTSTLKEASTSNDQCIDQCRPGEYSATGLVPCVPCPRSTYQSQTMATSCSPCPSGKTSTPGSTSITDCKDFDVVFKHLGDSINFAPVVTSGETALTITMWIKLANATNNFTLYKAGTASSDIEINYRNKFFIIVNGNEIPSNQTLIFGKWIHVAFVLDSTNQMAHIFVNGSKPFTATIPVTNGISLIDSQSFITVQQNQEDVNGVVLSGYHVLSGVSTESEVAQLATTCHAAIPSLTNITVNVLRGASTAVPSACDGSNQCDPNPCNGHPCVDETNSFVCNCMNGFTGNTCQTKPNFCTGTPCVNSGTCQSNESNFTCICPTGYLGKRCETKIVNGGWSEWTGYTTCSASCNVGTKNRTRECNNPPPGPGGIPCNPQLSSETVSCNSDPCPVCPPLQKGFGSTSNCTTMADGTIACTLSCRPGLMFSASNPPLKEYKCGPNSAYKWNGIPPACGRGYGPQRMVLTTQVSYSQSVPCNQAASVSQSLKNNMQGGLRCALNNICDVQVDILGCSGIGRKRRSTSSEIVITLSVTFTNTDIDLASYQSYENISQPLAELITALQEMEASESQLNSTYSLFTFLADGIPFSSSVVSSSNAIQCENNLGTSGSLCVECPRGTYLSSESCHVCSIGTYQDSAGQTSCKSCPSGYTTHFVASQDSSACSVPSTKSPVTNSGSGDVKSSEDRILLMACVVASLSVVILLTSIISIFIYRHVKRSQFKRTKEQTGSWASRSMVGPNGPPPPYTACTKMK, encoded by the exons ATGCAGATAAATCAAAGACATCAACTACACACACTTGGACAAAACCCACTGCAAGTGACCCAGAACAAGGAGCTATCGG TTATATCATGCGACCCTATCCCCTGGCCATTACACGGAACAGTGAATTGTCATAGTGGGGAATTCATTTACGGATCCTCATGCAACGTACAGTGTGACCTGGGTTATGAAATGACACCTATGGCAATGAATGGGAGCCAAACTATAACTTGCAACGCTAATGGTCAAACAGACTCCGCCCCCAACACATGCCAAG TCATTAAATGTCCAGATAATGACACAAATCTTCAAGCAGAGCACGGCTCCATTTCCTGCactgatgaaaataaatacaacaGTTTATGTGTAACTCAATGTGATAGTGGGTATGGTCACGTGACAGGGGATGGTACTGTTTGTAATGAAGACAAAACCTGGTCCAATAAGATATCAGACTGCAGAG ATGTACAACCTCCATCTCTGAAACATTGTCCCGTCAATATAGTCACTTATGCCAATAGAAATAACCAATCTAACCCTGTTACGTGGACAACGCCATCTGGTGAGGACAACTCAGGAACATTCTATGTCAATCAGACCAGCGGACCGTCCAGTGGATCCAAGTTTCCGGTGGGAAATACAGAAATTCGATATGTTGCATTTGATTTGGACGGAAATGCGTCACCAGAATGCGTATTCTTTGTAACAGTGGAAG AAATAATCTGTGAACCGCCGAATATACCTGATTCATACATGACAATCAGCTGTCCAGATGGATATACCTTTGGTTCTGTTTGCCATCTTGGATGCAAGAGTGTGTTTCCTTTAATCGGTCAGAGCAACATTACATGTGAGCGAAATAACACAATGTCCCCACCAAAAGGCTACTGGGATATGGGAGGATCGGATCCGTATTGTCAGA AAAATCCTTGCGACCCATTACTGGCGCCTCTTAATGGAGCCATTGTGTGTGACACCTGGTTGTATGGTCGCCATTGCCAAATGCAGTGCTCAGATAAATACGACATACCATATGGAACAGCTGGAACAAACGGTGCATCCTTCACGGGGGCTTTTACTTGTACTGACCTTCGAGGAACATACATGCCTTCAAACTTTGTACCAAACTGCACAG ATCGAAGAAATCCCAGAAGAACGATGCTTCCTGGGGAGTTTTTCTACTACACTGGAGACTGTTCCGACCCTACGGTTCTAACAGAGATTAAAGATAATTTTATCAAGCATATGCAGAAGGAGGAAGTCAGTGGATTTGGGGGTGTGTGTCCTTCTCATATAGAGTGTAACGTTAATAACACAGTTGTCACGTGTGGTCAGATTTCAGGACGAAAGAAAAGGACAGTACGCGAGGAAAGGggggtacatgtacataaaagaaGCACTCATGAAATACGCGTGGAAATATCATTAGATACAACGTGGTACAACTTCAATTCATCCAACGGAGACACGTTTCGTTTTCTAGAAAATCTGCAAACTAAAATGTTTGATGTAGTTAAACAGCTAGGAAGCAATGGGGATCTAACTGTGCGTGGCCTTTCCCCCGATGTAAACAGTTTTCAGTTAGGGTTCAGCGACGCTTCCTGTCCTGATGGCACTGCCCTTAGATGGAACACCTTGACCTGTG TTCCATGTTCTGTTGGTAATTATCTGAATAACACAGACCCATACAATCCTGGCTGCTATGATTGTCCGAAAGGCACCTACAAAGACAATGTAGATACTCTAAAGTGTTCACAATGTCCGACAGGAACCTCGACACTGAAGGAAGCATCAACAAGCAATGACCAGTGTATAG ATCAGTGTAGGCCCGGTGAATATTCAGCAACAGGCCTTGTACCTTGCGTACCCTGTCCAAGATCCACCTACCAGTCACAAACTATGGCTACGTCTTGCAGTCCATGTCCTTCTGGAAAAACTTCAACCCCTGGAAGTACTTCCATCACTGACTGTAAAG ATTTTGATGTAGTCTTCAAACACTTGGGAGACAGCATAAATTTTGCTCCAGTGGTAACATCAGGAGAAACGGCACTTACCATTACAATGTGGATAAAACTGGCAAATGCAACAAATAACTTCACCCTCTATAAAGCGGGAACCGCATCCTCCGATATTGAAATAAACTacagaaataaatttttcattattgTTAATGG AAACGAAATCCCTTCAAACCAGACATTGATATTTGGTAAATGGATCCATGTCGCTTTTGTACTTGATTCAACCAATCAGATGGCTCATATTTTTGTGAATGGCAGCAAGCCATTTACAGCAACAATTCCTGTGACGAACGGGATATCCTTGATAGATTCACAATCCTTCATTACTGTTCAACAAAACCAGGAGGACGTGAATG GTGTTGTTTTATCTGGGTATCACGTATTGAGCGGTGTATCTACTGAATCTGAGGTAGCACAGTTGGCGACAACTTGCCATGCTGCAATACCGTCTCTAACCAATATCACAGTAAACGTGTTAAGAGGTGCCTCTACAGCCGTACCAAGCGCTTGTGATG GTTCAAATCAATGCGATCCTAATCCATGCAATGGCCATCCATGTGTAGACGAGACGAATAGTTTTGTGTGTAATTGTATGAATGGTTTTACTGGTAACACATGTCAAACAAAGCCAAATTTCTGTACTGGAACACCTTGCGTAAATTCAGGCACCTGCCAGAGCAATGAGTCTAACTTCACCTGTATTTGTCCCACTGGGTATCTTGGGAAAAGATGTGAAACCAAAATAG TAAATGGTGGGTGGAGTGAGTGGACAGGATATACGACATGTTCTGCTTCCTGTAATGTTGGCACAAAAAACCGAACTCGGGAGTGCAACAATCCACCTCCAGGCCCTGGCGGTATTCCATGCAATCCGCAGCTGTCATCAGAAACTGTATCATGCAATTCTGATCCATGCCCGG tatgtcCACCACTACAGAAGGGATTCGGAAGTACGTCTAATTGTACTACAATGGCAGATGGAACTATCGCTTGCACACTTTCCTGTCGGCCTGGTCTAATGTTCTCCGCCTCAAATCCCCCATTGAAAGAATATAAATGTGGACCGAATTCTGCATATAAATGGAACGGGATTCCCCCAGCATGCGGTC GTGGATATGGTCCTCAGAGGATGGTGTTAACAACTCAGGTGTCATATAGTCAGTCCGTGCCCTGTAATCAAGCTGCCTCTGTATCACAGTCTTTGAAAAACAACATGCAAGGTGGTCTACGGTGTGCACTCAACAACATCTGCGATGTGCAAGTGGACATTTTAG GTTGTTCGGGCATCGGACGGAAACGAAGATCAACTTCGAGTGAAATTGTCATAACCCTGTCTGTAACCTTCACCAATACCGACATTGATTTGGCTTCTTACCAATCCTATGAAAATA TTAGCCAACCTCTGGCTGAACTTATAACTGCCCTGCAGGAGATGGAAGCGTCTGAATCGCAGCTGAACTCCACATACAGTTTGTTCACTTTCCTTGCTGATGGAATCCCATTTTCGTCATCTGTTGTCTCATCGTCTAACGCTATTCAATGCGAAAACAATTTGGGAACATCTGGCAGTCTCTGTG TGGAGTGTCCCAGGGGAACATATCTGTCTTCTGAGAGCTGTCACGTGTGCTCTATTGGAACGTACCAAGACAGCGCTGGTCAAACGTCATGTAAAAGTTGCCCAAGTGGTTATACAACGCATTTTGTCGCTAGTCAAGACTCATCCGCTTGCTCAG TGCCAAGTACAAAAAGCCCGGTGACGAACAGTGGGAGTGGGGATGTTAAAT CTTCAGAAGACAGAATTCTTCTTATGGCGTGTGTTGTCGCAAGCTTGAGCGTCGTTATTTTATTGACCTCAATCATCAGCATTTTTATATACAGACATGTAAAAAG ATCTCAGTTTAAACGGACTAAAGAACAAACCGGAAGCTGGGCAAGTCGGAGTATGGTTGGTCCTAACGGCCCGCCTCCTCCCTACACAGCTTGCACAAAGATGAAATAA